Proteins from a genomic interval of Spea bombifrons isolate aSpeBom1 chromosome 4, aSpeBom1.2.pri, whole genome shotgun sequence:
- the STRC gene encoding stereocilin, producing the protein MNALIRCLGQAGISSPAEQFVTLGSLTPFLNGSSYLSVYRKILMQNVESVTNYCYPPETQQVLTQLLQEPSMLGKPIQWQSLALQRLDRLVSLFPERSLQSLNTAVLSSRWVLQIFSEENKWVTSPLGAACVQSESPAQRAAHTLRRRTLLRRSLIAQPSLRTSLPAPDCRTLRGVTASVWGTDILMKMSSIDFMDCLEDIGQDPDITSKELTSLMSRVLQISGPVSEIPPLMIARLGRLSTKLSESQLQQVLLADMQVMEALGREKEWTTKQLQILAQGFLRSNSLSVQDLDGVHLATLGHALCGLRSEDMEQLHAYEFCSAVLYLGSLPLQCTEQQLFILTRLCAHSDVFGPVSQWTEDIFREMGSVAAGLQDIELSSLVLEQIQGLSPLAVSLMPPKKFAVSFSALQLRMFSWSQAMGVTNQQWKLLDQEQQKSLNVILTGEENGTQDYRAGMSYAGHCSPCPLLFYCSLLLALCVIFLS; encoded by the exons ATGAATGCACTGATTCGCTGCTTG GGCCAAGCGGGGATTTCCAGCCCAGCAGAACAATTTGTGACTCTTGGATCCCTGACTCCATTCCTCAATGGCTCGTCCTACCTCTCCGTGTACCGCAAGATTCTGATGCAGAATGTGGAAAGTGTAACTAATTACTGTTACCCCCCGGAGACACAACAAGTGCTGACACAGCTACTTCAGGAGCCAAGCATGCTTGG AAAACCCATTCAGTGGCAGTCTCTGGCTCTACAGCGCTTGGACAGGTTGGTTTCCCTCTTTCCAGAGCGTTCTCTGCAGTCGTTGAACACA GCTGTGCTTTCAAGCCGCTGGGTGCTGCAGATTTTCTCTGAAGAGAATAAGTGGGTGACGTCGCCCTTGGGTGCTGCTTGTGTTCAGAGTGAAAGTCCAGCTCAGCGTGCAGCGCATACCCTAAGAAGACGCACGTTGCTGCGTCGTTCTCTTATAGCACAGCCTTCATTGAGAACTTCAT TGCCAGCTCCTGACTGTCGCACACTCCGTGGCGTCACTGCCTCTGTATGGGGCACAGATATTCTGATGAAGATGTCGTCTATAGATTTTATGGACTGCCTTGAAGACATTGGTCAGGATCCTGATATCACATCTAAGGAGTTGACCTCTCTGATGAGTAGAGTTCTGCAG ATCAGTGGTCCTGTGTCTGAAATCCCTCCTCTTATGATTGCTCGTCTTGGACGCTTGTCAACTAAACTCAGTGAGAGTCAACTTCAGCAGGTACTTCTGGCAGACATGCAAGTGATGGAGGCTctagggagagagaaagaatgGACCACAAAGCAG TTACAGATATTGGCACAGGGTTTCCTCAGATCAAACAGTCTCTCAGTGCAGGATCTAGATGGTGTGCATTTGGCGACTCTGGGCCATGCATTGTGTGGCTTAAGAAGTGAGGACATGGAGCAGCTGCACGCTTATGAATTTTG TTCTGCGGTGCTTTATCTGGGCTCACTCCCCCTTCAATGTACGGAGCAGCAGCTATTCATTCTCACCCGACTTTGCGCGCACAGTGACGTATTTGGACCAGTCAGCCAGTGGACAGAGGATATTTTTCGGGAAATGGGATCTGTGGCTG CTGGATTGCAGGATATTGAGCTCTCTTCCTTGGTCTTGGAGCAGATTCAGGGACTGTCCCCTCTAGCCGTGTCTCTAATGCCTCCCAAGAAGTTTGCA GTCTCGTTCTCAGCTCTGCAGCTCCGCATGTTCTCCTGGTCTCAGGCAATGGGTGTAACAAACCAGCAGTGGAAACTCCTGGACCAAGAACAACAGAAATCGCTCAATGTGATCCTCACGGGGGAAGAGAATGGAACGCAAGATTACAGAG CAGGGATGTCCTATGCTGGTCACTGCTCCCCGTGTCCTCTACTCTTTTACTGCTCTCTGCTGCTGGCGCTGTGTGTGATTTTCCTTTCGTGA